A genomic stretch from Novosphingobium decolorationis includes:
- a CDS encoding aspartyl protease family protein: MSRRSLVARLVACGTGLVLGSPTLARQTSRSAGSWNFGAAHLEWEPLEVGTGDTLLVSAQVRGVPVRAVLDSGSGASIMSTALAAKLGLNDGERRMISGLSAKAPVLLVRDIDVQLARETRRLPFAVVGDLSSVSAAFGRPIDILLGADMFTGSCIALDFAKRRMAVVKSGTFLAGPDWRAVALGRGAKQELFIRASVSGLPPVPLMIDLGSSAALMLSSAYARDQGLLNGKLVSTAAIGGVDGVRINDAFTIQNINIEGLGVSNVPTLGMRAWLSTSTVGNVGLPLIAQFDVVFDVTAGFVWLRPLGPRRRLPMLKDRSGLGLAASPTALTVVHVAANSPAEKAGWAVGDRIVAVNGHSIDANYTRGELWQVRSRPAGTLVKLTMASGDVRELRLADYY, from the coding sequence ATGTCTCGACGCTCATTAGTGGCGCGGCTGGTGGCCTGTGGAACCGGCTTGGTGCTCGGTTCTCCAACGCTCGCGCGACAGACTTCCCGGTCTGCGGGCTCGTGGAACTTCGGTGCGGCTCACCTCGAATGGGAGCCGCTGGAAGTCGGCACGGGTGATACCCTCCTTGTTTCGGCACAAGTGCGCGGAGTGCCGGTGCGGGCGGTGCTCGACAGTGGCAGCGGCGCGTCGATCATGAGCACGGCGCTCGCGGCGAAGCTCGGCTTGAACGATGGTGAGCGGCGCATGATTAGCGGGCTGAGCGCCAAGGCCCCGGTGCTGCTGGTCCGCGACATCGACGTACAGCTCGCCCGCGAAACCCGTCGCTTACCCTTTGCCGTCGTTGGTGATCTGAGTTCAGTGTCGGCGGCCTTCGGACGACCGATCGATATCCTCCTCGGTGCCGATATGTTCACGGGTAGCTGCATCGCGCTCGATTTCGCGAAAAGGCGTATGGCGGTCGTCAAGTCAGGCACGTTTCTCGCCGGTCCCGACTGGCGCGCTGTCGCGCTCGGGCGCGGTGCCAAGCAGGAGCTGTTCATTCGAGCTTCCGTCTCGGGTTTGCCTCCCGTGCCCTTGATGATCGATCTTGGCAGCTCGGCCGCGCTGATGCTCTCGTCGGCCTATGCCCGCGATCAAGGGCTGTTGAACGGGAAGCTCGTCTCGACCGCGGCGATCGGCGGCGTCGATGGTGTGCGTATCAACGATGCTTTCACGATCCAGAACATCAACATCGAAGGGCTTGGCGTCTCGAACGTCCCCACACTCGGGATGAGAGCTTGGCTCTCCACCAGCACGGTTGGCAATGTCGGCCTACCGCTGATCGCTCAATTCGACGTGGTGTTCGACGTGACCGCCGGATTCGTGTGGCTCCGGCCACTCGGTCCTCGTCGTCGCCTGCCGATGCTGAAGGACCGTAGCGGCCTTGGCCTCGCAGCCTCACCAACGGCGCTCACCGTTGTTCATGTGGCGGCGAACAGTCCCGCGGAAAAGGCTGGCTGGGCGGTCGGCGACCGGATCGTGGCGGTGAACGGCCATTCGATCGATGCGAACTATACGCGTGGGGAGCTCTGGCAAGTGCGCTCCCGGCCTGCTGGCACCCTCGTAAAGCTGACGATGGCCTCGGGTGATGTGCGCGAGCTCAGGCTGGCCGATTATTATTGA
- a CDS encoding recombinase family protein — MKIGYARVSTAEQNLDLQRDALKAAGCEKVITDKASGATAARPGLEKVKELLRAGDTLVVWRLDRLGRSLRDLIGWMTYLDEEKVGLLSLHEAIDTTTTSGKLTFHLFGALAEFERNLIRERTQAGLTAARARGKKGGRPAALGKDKRDLPVRLYHENTMPIAKICSMLGISKPKLYAYVRSAETKPVAA; from the coding sequence ATGAAAATCGGTTACGCCCGCGTATCGACCGCCGAGCAGAACCTGGACCTCCAGCGTGATGCGCTGAAGGCTGCCGGCTGCGAGAAGGTCATCACCGACAAGGCCTCCGGGGCGACTGCCGCTCGCCCTGGATTGGAAAAGGTGAAGGAGCTGCTTCGCGCCGGCGACACACTGGTGGTCTGGCGCCTCGACAGGCTCGGCCGCTCGCTCCGTGATCTGATCGGATGGATGACCTACCTCGACGAGGAAAAGGTCGGGCTGCTGAGCCTGCACGAGGCGATCGACACGACCACCACGTCGGGCAAGCTTACCTTCCACCTGTTCGGGGCATTGGCGGAGTTCGAGCGCAACCTGATCCGCGAGCGGACCCAGGCCGGTCTCACCGCAGCCCGCGCTCGCGGCAAGAAGGGTGGCCGGCCGGCCGCACTCGGCAAGGACAAGCGCGACCTGCCCGTCAGGCTCTACCACGAGAACACGATGCCGATCGCCAAGATTTGCTCGATGCTCGGCATCTCCAAGCCAAAACTCTACGCCTATGTGCGATCGGCCGAGACCAAGCCGGTAGCCGCGTAG
- a CDS encoding Mu transposase C-terminal domain-containing protein yields MTHPALVPPLAIERYRVLEPHLADGIPLADLARTGTLSERTLQRWLGRYRAEGLAGLARLPRNDRGRLHLPEHLVELTRTLATKRPRPPVAAIHRKVQELAIAHGHRTPSYAAVARVVRAIPASQIAAASDPAVYRDQHELVHRREAATSNEMWQADHTVLDILVLDDAGTPVRPWLTVIVDDHSRAIAGYFLSLDAPSALNTALALRQAIWRKPNPEWIVSGIPEQLYVDNGSDFISEHIEQACIALKIRLIHSLPGRPRGRGKIERLFRTINDMFLPDLPGHLIAGKPLSAPVLTLDELRARFEAFVCGVYHRRPHGSTGEPPITRWQKGGFLPAMPDSLEQLDMLLVHVPKPRKVLRDGIRLMGRRYVEPTLAAFVGEQVEAVYDPRDLTEIHVYHQGRFVCRALSSEHAGHPSLRAIQRARRGAKERDKQVPAPTETFDGDQEDTAFRPTTYRGLRLYAADD; encoded by the coding sequence GTGACGCATCCGGCGCTTGTCCCGCCGCTGGCGATCGAGCGCTACCGCGTCCTTGAACCGCACCTCGCCGATGGCATCCCGCTCGCGGACCTCGCCCGCACCGGCACGCTGAGCGAGCGGACGTTGCAGCGCTGGCTCGGGCGCTACCGTGCCGAAGGACTTGCCGGTCTCGCGCGTCTGCCGCGCAACGATCGGGGCAGGCTGCACCTGCCGGAACATCTGGTCGAACTGACCCGCACTCTCGCCACCAAGCGCCCGCGACCCCCGGTCGCCGCCATTCACCGAAAGGTGCAGGAACTCGCCATCGCGCATGGACACCGAACCCCCAGCTATGCGGCCGTCGCGCGTGTCGTCAGGGCGATACCGGCAAGCCAGATCGCCGCAGCCTCCGATCCGGCCGTCTACCGCGACCAGCACGAGCTAGTGCATCGGCGCGAAGCCGCGACCTCGAACGAGATGTGGCAGGCCGATCATACCGTTCTCGACATTCTCGTGCTCGATGATGCCGGAACCCCGGTGCGTCCTTGGCTGACCGTCATCGTTGACGATCACAGCCGAGCCATCGCCGGTTACTTCCTCAGCCTCGATGCCCCCAGTGCCCTCAACACGGCGCTCGCCTTGCGGCAGGCGATCTGGCGCAAGCCCAATCCCGAATGGATCGTCAGCGGCATTCCCGAACAGCTTTACGTCGACAACGGCTCGGATTTCATCTCCGAGCATATCGAGCAGGCGTGCATCGCCCTCAAAATCCGCCTCATCCATTCGCTGCCGGGGCGTCCTCGCGGGCGCGGCAAGATCGAGCGGCTGTTCCGCACCATCAACGACATGTTCCTGCCCGACCTGCCCGGCCACCTGATCGCGGGCAAGCCGCTGTCGGCGCCAGTGCTCACGCTCGACGAGCTGCGCGCCCGCTTCGAGGCGTTCGTGTGCGGCGTCTATCATCGTCGCCCGCATGGCAGCACCGGCGAACCGCCGATCACGCGCTGGCAGAAGGGCGGGTTCCTGCCCGCAATGCCCGACAGCCTTGAACAGCTCGACATGCTGCTCGTGCACGTGCCCAAGCCCCGTAAAGTGCTGCGCGACGGCATCCGTCTGATGGGCAGGCGCTATGTCGAACCCACGCTCGCGGCCTTCGTCGGCGAGCAGGTCGAGGCGGTCTATGACCCCCGCGACCTGACCGAGATCCACGTCTACCACCAGGGCCGGTTCGTCTGCCGTGCGCTCAGCTCCGAGCACGCTGGGCACCCGTCGTTGCGCGCGATCCAGCGCGCCCGGCGCGGCGCGAAGGAGCGCGACAAGCAGGTGCCTGCCCCCACGGAGACCTTCGATGGCGACCAAGAGGATACGGCTTTCCGGCCCACCACCTACCGAGGGCTCCGGCTCTACGCCGCTGACGATTGA
- a CDS encoding AAA family ATPase: MATKRIRLSGPPPTEGSGSTPLTIEFLVEQPFLATREHARFVEFAEACAHYRYIGVCHGRPGVGKTRSAREFSSFPDLGEYAALRPIAALLGEKVARCRAVFYTVSVSNTPKTIDAVLGLNLIKLGYARLTVAGGSQDEITHDAARIACPLVIVDEADRLTIKSLEHLRDMADRHGFGLILMGMPGLEKRLARYAQLYSRIGFVHEFKPLTETEMRLLLATHAGDFGISFDPAQLDAIEAQAAVIRITRGNFRLMERLFAQMRRIMTLNRVEEVTADIVQAARDCLVIGPGN; this comes from the coding sequence ATGGCGACCAAGAGGATACGGCTTTCCGGCCCACCACCTACCGAGGGCTCCGGCTCTACGCCGCTGACGATTGAGTTCCTGGTCGAGCAGCCGTTCCTGGCGACCCGCGAACATGCCCGGTTCGTCGAGTTTGCCGAAGCCTGCGCGCACTACCGCTATATCGGCGTGTGTCATGGCCGGCCGGGCGTCGGAAAGACGCGATCGGCGCGCGAGTTTTCCAGCTTCCCCGACCTGGGGGAATATGCCGCGCTCCGTCCCATTGCCGCGCTCCTTGGCGAAAAGGTCGCTCGCTGCCGCGCCGTCTTCTACACCGTGTCGGTCAGCAACACGCCCAAGACGATCGACGCGGTGTTGGGCCTCAACCTCATTAAGCTGGGCTATGCCCGGCTGACGGTCGCGGGCGGCTCGCAGGACGAAATCACCCATGACGCCGCCCGCATCGCCTGCCCCCTCGTCATCGTCGACGAGGCCGACCGCCTGACCATAAAGTCGCTCGAACATCTCCGCGACATGGCCGATCGCCACGGCTTCGGGCTGATCCTGATGGGTATGCCGGGCTTGGAGAAGCGCCTCGCCCGCTATGCCCAGCTCTACTCGCGGATCGGCTTCGTCCACGAGTTCAAACCGCTTACCGAGACCGAAATGCGGCTGCTGCTCGCGACCCACGCCGGCGATTTCGGGATCAGCTTCGACCCGGCCCAACTCGACGCGATCGAAGCGCAGGCAGCCGTGATCCGCATCACGCGCGGCAACTTCCGGCTCATGGAGCGCCTGTTCGCGCAGATGCGGCGGATCATGACCCTCAACCGCGTCGAGGAGGTCACCGCTGACATCGTTCAGGCCGCGCGCGATTGCCTCGTCATCGGACCCGGCAACTGA